The segment CGGGCTTCTTCGACTACCAGACGCTCAGCCGCTTCGGTAAGTGACGAGCTCGGCCGCGACGCTGCGGCCGAGCGATCCGGACACGCCATGGACTTCCGTCTCTCGCCCACCGAGCACGCCTTCCAGCGCGAGGTCCACGACTGGCTCGTCGCGAACCTTCCCCAGGGCTGGGGCACGCCGGCCTTCGAGAGGCCCGAGGACCCGGCCGACAAGGTTCGCTTCATGCGCTGGTGGTACGGCCGGCTGAACGAGGGCGGCTGGGCGGGGCTCCACTGGCCGCGCGAGTACGGCGGTCGTGGTGCGACGCCGATCGAGCAGTTCCTGTTCGCGGAGGAGTATACGCGCGCGAGCGCACCCTCGATGATCGACATCGGGGTCGGCCCGGGGCTCGTCGGCCCGACGCTCATCCATCACGGCACCGAGGGGCAGAAGCGGCGCTTCCTTCCGGCGATCCTCCGGGGCGAGGAGGTGTGGTGTCAGGGGTTCTCGGAGC is part of the Candidatus Eisenbacteria bacterium genome and harbors:
- a CDS encoding acyl-CoA dehydrogenase family protein, with translation MDFRLSPTEHAFQREVHDWLVANLPQGWGTPAFERPEDPADKVRFMRWWYGRLNEGGWAGLHWPREYGGRGATPIEQFLFAEEYTRASAPSMIDIGVGPGLVGPTLIHHGTEGQKRRFLPAILRGEEVWCQGFSEPNAGSDLANCRTRADLVGDTFHVNGQKIWTSYARYADWCILIVRT